In the Treponema sp. J25 genome, one interval contains:
- a CDS encoding helix-turn-helix transcriptional regulator has product MISNSKEIQRWKQSFLIEQGKEVHKKRLARGLSIQELSRMIGVHRNTITAIEQGKHDYSSMKEGDL; this is encoded by the coding sequence ATGATAAGCAATTCAAAAGAAATACAAAGGTGGAAACAATCTTTCCTCATAGAACAAGGGAAAGAAGTCCACAAAAAACGCCTGGCAAGGGGGCTTTCTATTCAAGAATTATCCCGTATGATAGGTGTTCACCGTAATACCATAACCGCTATTGAACAGGGCAAACATGATTATTCATCTATGAAGGAGGGGGACCTTTAA